In bacterium, the following are encoded in one genomic region:
- the aceB gene encoding malate synthase A, giving the protein MNTDVRVRGPKVEGDEKILTPEALRFVGELNKEFGDIRRKNLEWRDVFQRRLDTGDFRSLSFGNTVIRTSEWKVVPAPKDLEDRRVEITGPASSRKMVINALNSGANCYMADSEDSDAPTWANIVNGQINLFDAVRRQIDFETGRKKYALKEKTAVQFFRPRGWHLPEKHVLVDGKPMSASLFDFGMYFFHNAQALVDKGTGVYLYLPKMESSVEAMLWDAIFRWSEDQFGLPRGIIRATVLIETLPAAFQMEEILYALREHSAGLNCGRWDYIFSYIKKLSAHPRFVLPDRSTLKMDGGFLAPYADLLVETCHKRGALAMGGMAAQSPSKDEKVNIANSLKVKADSAREIGLGFDGKWVSHPAYVPDVKEIFDLGMPGPNQLDVLREDVHVTAEDLLRVPKGAISGDGVYSNVSIGIQYLEAWLRGVGCVTLNNLMEDAATAEISRAQIWQWRKHNVEMCSAKALDEVIKEVMQDLRGLPAWAGGKFNLAEKIFREMVFSEKFPEFLTLAAYDHLVVSA; this is encoded by the coding sequence GTGAATACTGACGTCCGAGTCAGAGGTCCGAAGGTAGAAGGGGACGAGAAAATTCTGACGCCTGAAGCCCTGCGCTTCGTTGGCGAACTTAATAAAGAGTTCGGAGATATTCGCAGGAAAAATTTGGAGTGGCGAGATGTTTTCCAGCGCAGGCTAGACACCGGCGATTTCCGTAGCCTTTCTTTCGGCAATACGGTTATTCGTACTTCCGAATGGAAAGTTGTTCCGGCTCCGAAAGATCTGGAAGATAGGCGAGTGGAGATTACCGGGCCGGCATCAAGCCGGAAGATGGTAATTAATGCTTTGAACTCCGGGGCGAATTGCTACATGGCGGACTCGGAAGATTCCGATGCTCCGACTTGGGCGAATATCGTCAACGGGCAGATTAATCTTTTTGACGCTGTAAGAAGGCAGATTGATTTTGAGACCGGCAGGAAAAAGTATGCGCTGAAAGAAAAAACAGCTGTGCAGTTTTTCCGTCCTCGCGGCTGGCATTTGCCGGAGAAGCACGTGCTGGTGGACGGCAAGCCGATGTCGGCGAGTTTGTTCGACTTCGGAATGTATTTTTTCCATAACGCTCAGGCACTCGTAGATAAAGGTACGGGAGTTTATCTCTACCTTCCTAAAATGGAGAGCTCTGTCGAAGCGATGCTTTGGGATGCAATCTTCCGGTGGTCTGAAGACCAGTTTGGTTTGCCGCGGGGAATTATCCGCGCGACCGTGCTGATTGAGACTTTGCCGGCGGCGTTCCAGATGGAAGAAATTCTCTATGCTCTTCGCGAGCATTCGGCTGGCCTGAATTGCGGCCGCTGGGACTACATTTTCAGCTACATCAAGAAGCTTTCTGCTCATCCGCGTTTTGTTTTGCCGGACCGCTCCACTTTGAAAATGGACGGAGGTTTTCTCGCTCCGTATGCTGATCTTCTGGTGGAGACCTGTCATAAGCGGGGAGCTCTCGCGATGGGCGGAATGGCGGCGCAGAGTCCCAGCAAGGATGAGAAAGTTAACATCGCAAATAGCCTGAAAGTTAAAGCTGATTCTGCGCGTGAGATAGGGTTGGGCTTTGATGGTAAATGGGTTTCTCATCCGGCGTATGTTCCGGATGTGAAAGAAATTTTCGATCTGGGAATGCCCGGGCCGAATCAGCTGGATGTTTTGCGTGAAGATGTCCATGTCACCGCGGAAGATTTGCTCCGCGTTCCGAAGGGGGCAATTAGCGGCGATGGCGTATACAGTAATGTCAGTATCGGCATCCAGTATCTGGAGGCTTGGCTGCGGGGCGTCGGTTGTGTCACTTTGAACAACCTAATGGAAGATGCGGCGACGGCAGAGATTTCTCGCGCACAGATTTGGCAGTGGCGGAAGCACAACGTGGAAATGTGTTCGGCTAAGGCTTTGGATGAAGTGATTAAGGAAGTGATGCAGGATTTGCGGGGCTTGCCCGCCTGGGCGGGCGGGAAGTTTAACCTCGCCGAAAAGATTTTCCGGGAGATGGTATTTTCCGAAAAGTTCCCCGAGTTCCTTACGCTCGCGGCATATGATCATCTGGTAGTGTCGGCATAG
- a CDS encoding ATP cone domain-containing protein has product MKKETTMFTKVRKRDGSILDFEQSRITSAIFKALNATGEGGEEEAARVSDKVLKALKKEHSAKEILDIETIQNYVERTLMLLDYTKTAKAYILYREKRAEVREKKKEVPEKVKQLVADSKKFFSDDFSEYIFFSRYSRWIESEGRRETWIESVQRYFDFMFKNLGNKMIDQEYGDLKEAVLNMRVMPSMRLFWSAGGAAESTNVSGYNCSFIAISELQDFGEIMYLSMCGTGVGFSVEYQSIEKLPQIKRQTGKPKVKIVVEDSKEGWADAFVKCMRHWYDGKDVEVDYSELRPMGARLHTMGGRSSGPGPLKALMEFARDKVLERQDRRLKPIDVHDIACKVGEIVEMGGVRRSAMLSLSNLDDLEMRVAKDKRFWERDEKQRHMANNSVAYASKPTDVVLMKEWQQLAEGGTGERGIFNRAGLKDQLPPRRWKIFEKDAATSGTNPCGEIVLKSKQFCNLTEVICRAEDTEETLLEKVRLATIMGTYQATLTNFPYLSKEWKENCDEERLLGVSLTGQWDCPAVRNPETLRKLKERAVEVNKEYAKRFGINQSTAITCVKPSGTVSQLVNSASGLHTRYAKYYLRRTRLSATDPIFEMLKEQKYPYEADAYQSTGALANYVITFVVKAPEGAITRRDKNVVQQLDYWKILKENYTEHNPSASIYIKPEEWIEAVHWVRKNWDMVGGLAFFSEQNVYVQSPYEEIMDDVAVNEKTGEMVVVKTAEEKYRELKAKLPEINFADIVLYEQDDETKGAKEAACAGGVCEI; this is encoded by the coding sequence ATGAAAAAAGAAACTACGATGTTTACCAAAGTTCGTAAGCGGGACGGATCAATCCTCGATTTCGAGCAGAGCCGCATTACCAGCGCTATTTTTAAGGCGCTAAATGCCACAGGAGAAGGTGGCGAGGAGGAAGCTGCTCGTGTTTCCGACAAGGTGCTGAAAGCGCTTAAAAAAGAGCATTCCGCGAAGGAGATTTTGGATATCGAAACGATTCAAAATTACGTTGAGCGCACTTTGATGCTTTTGGACTATACCAAGACCGCCAAGGCCTACATTCTTTATCGGGAAAAACGAGCCGAAGTCCGGGAAAAGAAAAAAGAAGTGCCCGAGAAAGTTAAACAGCTCGTAGCTGACAGTAAAAAATTCTTTTCTGATGATTTTAGCGAGTACATTTTTTTTAGCCGGTATTCCAGATGGATAGAATCGGAAGGAAGGCGTGAAACTTGGATTGAAAGCGTTCAACGCTACTTCGATTTCATGTTTAAAAATCTTGGCAACAAGATGATCGACCAAGAATATGGTGATTTGAAAGAGGCGGTTCTCAATATGCGAGTTATGCCGTCTATGCGGCTTTTCTGGAGCGCCGGCGGGGCAGCTGAATCCACCAACGTTTCCGGATACAATTGTTCGTTTATCGCCATTTCGGAGCTTCAGGATTTCGGTGAAATCATGTATCTCTCGATGTGCGGTACCGGAGTCGGTTTTTCTGTGGAGTATCAGAGTATTGAAAAACTTCCGCAGATTAAGCGTCAGACCGGGAAGCCTAAGGTAAAAATTGTCGTAGAAGACAGCAAAGAAGGATGGGCGGATGCGTTTGTGAAGTGCATGCGACATTGGTATGACGGTAAGGACGTGGAAGTTGATTATTCTGAACTGCGCCCGATGGGAGCGAGATTGCATACCATGGGCGGAAGAAGTTCCGGCCCCGGACCATTGAAGGCATTGATGGAGTTTGCCCGCGACAAAGTTTTGGAGCGGCAGGACAGGCGATTGAAGCCGATTGATGTGCATGATATTGCCTGTAAGGTCGGAGAGATTGTAGAAATGGGAGGTGTGCGTCGTAGCGCGATGCTTTCTTTGTCCAATCTTGATGATTTGGAAATGCGCGTTGCTAAAGATAAGCGTTTTTGGGAGAGAGATGAAAAACAGCGGCATATGGCCAACAACTCGGTTGCCTACGCTTCTAAGCCGACTGACGTCGTTTTGATGAAAGAATGGCAGCAATTGGCTGAAGGCGGAACCGGTGAACGGGGCATATTTAATCGGGCGGGCCTGAAAGATCAGCTGCCTCCTCGGCGCTGGAAAATTTTTGAGAAGGATGCCGCCACTAGCGGCACTAATCCTTGTGGTGAAATTGTGTTGAAGTCCAAACAGTTTTGTAACCTTACGGAGGTTATTTGTCGGGCGGAAGATACCGAGGAAACTTTGCTGGAAAAGGTACGCTTGGCGACCATTATGGGCACCTATCAGGCGACCCTTACTAATTTTCCATATCTGTCCAAAGAGTGGAAGGAGAATTGTGACGAAGAGCGCCTTCTTGGCGTTTCTCTAACCGGTCAGTGGGATTGCCCTGCCGTGCGTAATCCTGAGACCTTGCGAAAGCTTAAGGAAAGGGCCGTTGAGGTTAATAAGGAATATGCCAAGCGATTTGGCATCAATCAGTCGACGGCAATCACTTGTGTGAAGCCGTCCGGAACTGTTTCCCAATTGGTCAATTCGGCATCCGGCCTGCATACCCGCTATGCTAAGTACTACCTTCGCCGCACTCGTTTGTCCGCGACCGATCCGATTTTTGAGATGCTTAAAGAGCAGAAATACCCGTATGAAGCTGATGCTTATCAGAGCACGGGTGCTCTGGCGAATTATGTGATTACTTTCGTGGTCAAAGCTCCAGAGGGAGCAATTACCCGCCGCGATAAAAATGTCGTGCAGCAGCTGGATTATTGGAAAATTCTTAAAGAGAATTATACCGAGCACAATCCCTCGGCTTCGATTTACATCAAGCCCGAAGAGTGGATTGAGGCAGTGCATTGGGTGAGGAAAAATTGGGATATGGTGGGTGGTCTGGCTTTCTTCTCCGAGCAGAACGTTTACGTGCAATCTCCTTATGAGGAAATTATGGATGATGTAGCCGTGAATGAAAAAACCGGAGAAATGGTGGTAGTAAAAACCGCTGAAGAAAAATATCGGGAGTTGAAGGCCAAGCTTCCGGAAATTAACTTCGCTGATATCGTGCTTTATGAGCAGGATGATGAAACCAAGGGCGCGAAGGAAGCAGCTTGTGCCGGAGGAGTTTGTGAAATTTAG
- a CDS encoding pseudouridine synthase, producing the protein MDNEIFPMRLNKYLAWKKLASRREADRLISDKKVLINDRVAVLGDKVSEKDVVKIIERKGKEELPKLTVALNKPRGLISAINEKGGETIFDYLPQYKHLNAVGRLDKESEGLILLSNDGVLTAVVTSEKHLIEKEYEVQVWEKIQPLSLRRLAEGVLLDGKMTLPAVVEQLNDMSFSIVLKEGRKHQIRRMAAETHLTIKNLKRIRIGKITLKEIEKPGEYRELKPEEVNKLKNA; encoded by the coding sequence ATGGACAATGAAATTTTCCCGATGCGTCTCAATAAATATCTCGCTTGGAAAAAACTGGCTAGCCGCCGTGAAGCGGACAGGTTGATTTCAGACAAAAAAGTACTCATCAATGACAGGGTGGCGGTTTTGGGTGATAAAGTTTCAGAAAAAGACGTTGTAAAAATCATCGAAAGAAAGGGTAAAGAAGAACTTCCAAAATTAACCGTCGCACTAAACAAGCCACGCGGTTTGATTTCGGCCATTAATGAGAAGGGCGGCGAAACAATCTTTGATTATCTACCTCAATACAAACACCTCAACGCCGTCGGCCGGCTAGATAAAGAAAGCGAGGGTTTAATTCTGCTTTCCAACGATGGAGTTCTCACCGCCGTCGTTACCAGCGAAAAACATCTAATTGAAAAGGAATACGAGGTTCAGGTTTGGGAAAAAATTCAACCGTTGAGTCTTAGGCGCTTAGCGGAAGGCGTTCTACTGGATGGCAAAATGACTCTGCCGGCCGTAGTAGAGCAGCTAAATGACATGTCTTTTTCGATAGTTTTAAAAGAAGGACGCAAACATCAGATTCGCCGGATGGCCGCCGAGACACATCTGACAATTAAAAATTTGAAAAGAATTCGTATAGGGAAAATAACACTCAAAGAAATTGAAAAACCCGGCGAATATCGGGAACTGAAGCCGGAAGAAGTAAATAAACTAAAAAACGCCTAA
- a CDS encoding helix-turn-helix domain-containing protein, whose amino-acid sequence MRNDKFSAIKLRLQGKSYSEIQKTLPGISKSTLSLWLKNIVLSASAREKIENRSKQKSLEGLLKRNKNQTHLALQRKEEIQKLAHGEIANISIQNLFFIGLALYWAEGYKRPIVRGGREVTYHPISLTNADPVLINVFLAFIKKICKVPVEKIKANLRIFQHMNAEATLKYWVKTTGIPRENFNKTYLGISKSSMGKRPFNRLPYGVLQVRISDTKLFHRIIGWIDGVKNHNFS is encoded by the coding sequence ATGCGTAATGATAAATTCTCGGCCATTAAGCTACGGTTGCAGGGCAAGAGTTATAGCGAAATCCAGAAAACCTTGCCTGGTATTTCTAAGTCTACTTTGTCGCTATGGTTGAAAAACATAGTTTTATCCGCGAGTGCAAGGGAAAAAATTGAGAATCGGTCCAAACAAAAATCGTTGGAAGGCCTTTTGAAAAGAAATAAAAATCAAACTCATTTGGCTCTGCAAAGAAAAGAAGAAATCCAGAAATTAGCGCACGGCGAGATTGCAAATATCTCTATTCAGAATCTATTTTTTATCGGTTTGGCGTTGTACTGGGCGGAGGGGTATAAGCGGCCGATTGTGAGAGGTGGAAGGGAAGTCACATATCACCCCATTAGTCTTACTAATGCTGATCCGGTTTTAATCAATGTCTTCTTGGCGTTTATTAAAAAGATTTGTAAAGTACCGGTCGAGAAAATAAAAGCCAATTTAAGAATTTTTCAACATATGAATGCTGAGGCGACCCTGAAGTATTGGGTTAAGACAACCGGTATTCCCAGGGAGAACTTTAATAAAACCTATCTTGGAATTAGTAAATCCAGTATGGGAAAGAGGCCATTTAATCGCTTGCCTTATGGGGTTTTGCAGGTTAGAATAAGTGATACCAAGCTATTCCATCGCATAATTGGCTGGATAGATGGCGTTAAGAACCACAATTTTAGTTAG
- a CDS encoding SemiSWEET family transporter, giving the protein MTLADMLGWSASVATFIFFSVASPTQIIKHYREKKVGLTAFYAAWPLVSHILWCAYGLVLDNPHLIWVNVFALVMIGIICTQKFILYREK; this is encoded by the coding sequence ATGACCCTCGCCGATATGCTCGGATGGTCGGCTTCGGTGGCCACTTTCATTTTCTTTTCAGTGGCTTCGCCGACGCAAATTATTAAGCACTATCGGGAAAAGAAGGTTGGTCTGACGGCTTTCTATGCCGCTTGGCCACTAGTCAGTCATATCCTCTGGTGCGCTTATGGTTTGGTTCTCGACAATCCTCATTTGATTTGGGTCAACGTTTTTGCTTTGGTGATGATTGGTATCATTTGTACTCAAAAATTCATTTTGTATCGGGAAAAATAA
- the tgt gene encoding tRNA guanosine(34) transglycosylase Tgt, giving the protein MEFKILKKSKKSRARLGEIHTKHGVINTPAFIPVATQAAIKGLTTDQLKAIGSESLLCNTYHLYLRPGDLTVKRIGKLHKFMNWDRPIWTDSGGFQAFSLGAAIEHGVSKIANIFPSEAELAHKQNSPRGQSLTTITDDGVEFRSHLDGSKHFFTPEKSIKIQENLGADLIFAFDECTSPLHDYAYTKKSLERTHNWAKRCLAAFKSKVVSPKSLVQSQALFGIVQGGAYKDLRLKSAKLIGGMGFDGFGIGGSLGKSKKDMYKILDWTIPLLPENKPRHLLGIGSEEDIWEAVKRGIDTFDCVAPTRLGRNGGALLRGERLNIKSGRYGKDKNPIDKDCGCYTCANYSRAYISHLFNAKEMLGPILTTIHNLSFMEKLLKEIREKIAKER; this is encoded by the coding sequence ATGGAATTTAAGATTTTAAAGAAATCAAAAAAGTCCCGCGCAAGACTTGGAGAAATTCACACAAAGCACGGCGTGATTAATACTCCGGCTTTTATTCCCGTAGCGACGCAGGCGGCGATTAAGGGCTTAACCACCGATCAATTAAAAGCCATCGGCTCTGAATCTTTGCTTTGTAACACCTACCACCTTTACTTGAGGCCGGGAGATTTGACGGTGAAAAGAATTGGTAAGCTTCATAAGTTTATGAACTGGGATCGGCCGATCTGGACAGACAGCGGCGGCTTTCAGGCCTTTAGCTTAGGGGCGGCAATTGAACATGGCGTGAGCAAGATTGCGAATATCTTCCCGTCGGAAGCCGAGCTTGCGCACAAGCAAAATTCTCCGCGCGGACAGAGTTTGACCACTATCACCGATGACGGAGTTGAATTTCGTTCGCATTTAGACGGCTCAAAGCATTTCTTCACTCCTGAAAAATCTATAAAAATTCAGGAGAATCTAGGCGCTGATTTGATTTTTGCCTTTGATGAATGCACTTCCCCTTTACATGACTACGCATATACTAAAAAATCTTTGGAGCGCACACATAATTGGGCTAAGCGTTGCTTAGCGGCATTCAAGTCCAAAGTCGTTAGTCCAAAGTCGTTAGTCCAAAGTCAGGCTCTTTTCGGTATCGTGCAGGGTGGAGCTTATAAGGATTTACGTTTGAAAAGCGCGAAACTAATTGGCGGAATGGGATTTGATGGCTTTGGCATCGGTGGTTCCTTGGGTAAGTCTAAAAAAGATATGTATAAGATTTTGGATTGGACGATTCCATTATTGCCGGAAAATAAACCGCGGCATTTGTTGGGAATCGGCTCGGAGGAAGATATTTGGGAAGCGGTGAAGCGGGGGATAGATACCTTCGATTGCGTAGCGCCGACTCGCTTAGGAAGGAATGGAGGAGCTTTACTGCGCGGCGAACGCTTGAATATAAAATCCGGCCGCTATGGAAAAGATAAGAATCCGATTGATAAAGATTGCGGTTGTTATACTTGCGCCAATTATTCCCGCGCTTACATTAGCCATCTTTTTAACGCCAAGGAAATGCTTGGCCCGATTCTGACCACTATCCACAATCTTTCTTTTATGGAAAAACTTTTGAAAGAAATCCGCGAGAAGATTGCCAAAGAGCGGTAA
- a CDS encoding L-threonylcarbamoyladenylate synthase, whose protein sequence is MPKISLKPQEVTQILNAGGVMIFPTETLYGLGCDATNPQALLKIYQIKGRQIGKAFPILVKDFNMLAEYASFSPDQKKAMTKSKKPTTFILKAKNLSPLAAMKHTGAFRLAKHRWTKELFRYFDRPIIATSANVAGKDPLRDPSQYKEMFKKTAEMIDAVIHAGINKKTKGSKIVDLTKKPYKIVRA, encoded by the coding sequence ATGCCTAAAATAAGCTTAAAACCTCAAGAAGTCACTCAAATCCTTAATGCCGGCGGCGTGATGATTTTTCCGACTGAAACTCTGTATGGACTCGGCTGTGATGCCACTAATCCGCAGGCGCTGTTGAAGATCTATCAGATAAAAGGCCGCCAGATTGGTAAGGCTTTTCCGATTCTGGTTAAAGATTTTAATATGTTGGCGGAGTACGCTTCTTTTAGTCCCGACCAGAAAAAAGCGATGACTAAGTCTAAGAAGCCGACCACTTTCATTTTAAAAGCTAAAAATCTTTCTCCGTTGGCGGCGATGAAGCACACCGGCGCTTTTCGTTTGGCCAAACATCGTTGGACCAAGGAATTGTTTCGTTACTTCGATAGGCCAATCATAGCGACCAGCGCTAACGTTGCGGGAAAAGATCCGTTGAGGGACCCTTCCCAATATAAGGAAATGTTCAAGAAAACGGCGGAAATGATCGATGCGGTTATCCATGCAGGTATCAATAAAAAGACAAAAGGCTCTAAGATAGTAGACTTGACAAAGAAGCCTTATAAAATCGTGCGCGCCTAG
- a CDS encoding bifunctional phosphoglucose/phosphomannose isomerase, with protein MKEAIQNFPKQFAWAPKIENEDLLHQYSKFVVAGMGGSSLGADLLKVWNPLLDLVIHRDYGLPEIAEADLSRTLVIASSYSGNTEETLSAMETATEFGLAVAVVAAGGKLLAKAKELGLPYVELPADGIQPRMATGFSIKAILALLGMDEALKEIAAVAKLNTKPSEVAGKKLAEKLVGKVPVIYTSRVNMPVAYNWKIKFNETAKIPAFANRFPELNHNEMTGFDCAPKAKPIAENFHFIFLRDSEDHPRIGKRMAVTAKLYRDRGFGVEEIEMTGGNVWEKIFSSTLLADWTAFYLAEAYGADPENVPMVEELKKLIS; from the coding sequence ATGAAAGAAGCGATCCAAAATTTCCCCAAGCAGTTTGCTTGGGCGCCGAAAATAGAGAACGAAGATTTACTGCATCAATACAGCAAATTTGTAGTTGCCGGAATGGGCGGTTCCAGTTTGGGAGCGGATCTTTTGAAAGTTTGGAATCCATTGCTGGACCTGGTGATCCATCGCGATTATGGCCTGCCGGAAATTGCTGAAGCCGATTTGAGCCGCACTTTGGTGATCGCCAGTTCTTACTCCGGAAATACTGAAGAAACTTTGAGCGCTATGGAGACGGCGACAGAATTTGGCTTGGCGGTTGCAGTGGTGGCCGCGGGAGGGAAGTTGCTGGCGAAAGCGAAGGAGTTAGGTTTGCCTTACGTTGAATTGCCGGCGGACGGTATCCAGCCCAGAATGGCTACGGGCTTCAGCATAAAGGCGATTTTGGCGCTATTGGGGATGGATGAGGCGTTGAAAGAGATCGCCGCCGTGGCGAAATTGAATACCAAGCCGTCCGAAGTTGCCGGAAAGAAGCTGGCGGAGAAGTTGGTGGGAAAAGTTCCGGTTATTTATACTTCGCGGGTGAATATGCCCGTCGCTTATAATTGGAAAATAAAATTTAACGAAACGGCGAAAATTCCGGCGTTCGCCAACCGGTTTCCGGAATTGAATCACAACGAAATGACCGGCTTTGATTGCGCGCCAAAAGCAAAACCAATCGCGGAAAATTTCCATTTTATTTTCCTGCGCGATTCAGAAGATCATCCGCGCATCGGAAAGCGGATGGCAGTGACCGCTAAGCTTTATCGGGACAGGGGATTTGGTGTTGAAGAAATTGAAATGACCGGCGGTAATGTTTGGGAGAAAATATTCTCCAGCACTCTTTTGGCGGATTGGACCGCTTTTTACCTAGCTGAAGCATACGGAGCTGACCCGGAAAATGTTCCGATGGTGGAAGAGTTGAAGAAGTTGATCTCGTAA
- a CDS encoding SPFH domain-containing protein yields MARWVNRAEAVLFKEIAVTSLQKKLAVFGGTLLGLLLILVVASPVGWLLPDQDEFYYFVNRFGESLPAGQNLAQAGQRGPTQEIHSQGFTLYFRWGRRAEAVKMEEISEGQIGVLHQRFGATMPNGMVVAPVKKANEFGLPESDYQGPLAQVLGPGRYRVHPTMYKLEKVDSIKIPAGFVGVVTAKSGEKTPEDQELATEGQKGVQGKVLGSGTYFMNPYMYQVTQMSTQTQVTEFHSDGTGPANDAIEFPSNDGFTIEFDVAVEWQVNEHLIAKVFQDQGDIAALDRKVIVQNTRSISRVEGSKYGAKEFIQGIGREKFEHAFLAEMKRVCVEKGIEILRCLVRKIEVPEELRKPVREAEVARQETLRSKEQMEKAKADAARMEEETKIDQRKKQIEAETAKMVAETQAKQKLAVAEIDLQTAKKEAENTVARGTAEADVIFLKKKADADGTKVMTEAFGGGESLARYEFAKAIAANTTFVWMPSNEGTFWGGSGDNEGMMGNLMKWMVKNQKQEKKDDQNPK; encoded by the coding sequence ATGGCGCGATGGGTTAATCGCGCAGAAGCCGTTCTTTTCAAGGAGATTGCAGTGACCTCATTGCAGAAGAAGCTTGCTGTTTTCGGTGGAACCCTGCTTGGCCTGCTCCTGATCCTCGTGGTCGCGAGTCCGGTCGGCTGGCTCCTTCCCGATCAGGATGAGTTCTACTACTTCGTAAATCGGTTCGGAGAGAGCTTGCCGGCGGGCCAGAACCTGGCTCAGGCGGGCCAGCGCGGCCCGACCCAAGAGATCCATTCACAGGGCTTTACTCTTTACTTCCGTTGGGGTCGGAGAGCCGAAGCGGTGAAGATGGAAGAGATCTCGGAAGGACAGATCGGCGTCTTGCACCAGCGTTTCGGAGCTACGATGCCCAATGGAATGGTCGTGGCCCCGGTAAAGAAGGCCAATGAATTCGGTCTGCCGGAAAGCGACTATCAGGGCCCGTTGGCCCAGGTGCTTGGCCCCGGCAGGTATCGTGTCCATCCGACGATGTACAAGCTGGAGAAGGTGGACTCGATCAAGATTCCCGCCGGCTTCGTGGGCGTGGTGACTGCCAAGTCTGGTGAGAAAACGCCAGAAGATCAGGAGCTGGCCACCGAGGGACAGAAAGGTGTTCAGGGAAAAGTGCTCGGTTCGGGCACCTACTTCATGAACCCCTACATGTATCAGGTCACACAAATGAGTACCCAGACGCAGGTGACCGAGTTTCACAGCGACGGGACCGGCCCTGCTAACGATGCAATCGAGTTCCCCTCCAACGACGGATTCACGATCGAATTCGACGTGGCCGTCGAGTGGCAGGTGAACGAGCATCTGATCGCCAAGGTTTTTCAGGATCAGGGCGACATCGCGGCGCTGGATCGTAAGGTGATCGTGCAGAACACCCGCTCGATCTCTCGAGTCGAGGGATCGAAGTATGGCGCCAAGGAATTCATCCAGGGCATCGGTCGTGAGAAGTTTGAACACGCCTTCCTGGCAGAGATGAAGAGGGTGTGCGTGGAGAAGGGTATTGAAATTCTGCGTTGCCTTGTGCGGAAAATCGAGGTTCCGGAAGAACTACGCAAGCCGGTCCGGGAAGCCGAGGTCGCTCGTCAGGAAACCCTCCGCTCGAAGGAGCAGATGGAGAAGGCGAAAGCGGACGCGGCGCGGATGGAAGAGGAGACCAAGATCGATCAGCGTAAGAAGCAGATCGAGGCCGAGACGGCAAAGATGGTTGCCGAGACGCAGGCGAAGCAAAAGCTGGCGGTGGCGGAAATTGATCTTCAGACCGCCAAGAAGGAAGCCGAAAACACGGTTGCCCGAGGCACGGCTGAAGCGGACGTCATCTTCCTCAAGAAGAAGGCGGACGCTGACGGCACCAAGGTGATGACCGAGGCTTTCGGAGGCGGTGAATCGCTGGCTCGCTATGAGTTCGCGAAGGCCATCGCGGCTAATACCACCTTCGTCTGGATGCCTTCCAACGAGGGCACTTTCTGGGGTGGGAGCGGCGATAACGAAGGAATGATGGGCAACCTGATGAAGTGGATGGTGAAGAACCAAAAACAGGAAAAGAAGGACGATCAGAATCCGAAGTAA
- a CDS encoding glycosyltransferase family 2 protein translates to MKFSVIIPAYNEKDTLPVILERVQKQKPTEIIIVDDASTDGTEEFLKTYQAKNVKIIRHQQNSGKGAAVHTGIKNATQEVILIQDADLEYDPEEYEKLLNPIESGLADVVYGSRFIGSSPHRVMLFWHFTGNRFLTLLCNIAANLNLTDMETGFKAFRKKALDSITLEETDFGFEPEVTIKLAKRGWKFYEVGISYHGRDYDQGKKIRWTDGLKAIGIILKHWLNPSAQK, encoded by the coding sequence ATGAAATTTTCCGTAATCATCCCCGCCTACAACGAAAAGGACACGCTTCCGGTTATTTTAGAGCGCGTCCAGAAGCAGAAACCAACTGAAATAATTATTGTTGATGATGCCTCCACCGATGGCACGGAGGAATTCCTGAAGACTTATCAGGCTAAAAACGTAAAAATTATCCGCCATCAACAAAACTCCGGCAAAGGAGCGGCGGTACACACGGGCATCAAAAATGCCACACAGGAAGTAATTTTGATACAGGATGCTGATTTGGAATACGACCCGGAAGAATACGAGAAATTACTCAACCCGATTGAAAGCGGGCTGGCAGATGTAGTTTATGGCTCACGCTTCATCGGCTCTTCTCCGCACCGCGTAATGCTTTTCTGGCATTTCACCGGAAATAGATTCTTAACCCTACTCTGCAATATCGCCGCCAACTTGAATCTCACCGATATGGAAACGGGCTTTAAAGCTTTCCGAAAAAAAGCTCTGGACTCCATAACTCTTGAAGAAACTGATTTCGGATTTGAGCCGGAAGTCACGATTAAACTGGCGAAAAGGGGCTGGAAATTCTATGAAGTAGGAATTTCCTATCACGGCCGGGATTACGATCAAGGGAAAAAGATCCGTTGGACTGATGGCCTAAAGGCGATTGGTATCATTTTAAAACACTGGCTCAATCCCAGCGCTCAAAAATAA